The Duganella sp. BuS-21 sequence CCCGCAGCCTGTACGAGGAAACCGAGGTCAGCGTGGCGCGCCGCGCCGCCGTGGCGGAAAACCGCCGCATGTTCCGCGAGCCGAGCGCCGATTTCAAGGGCCGTCCGACCAAGCGCGACCGCCGCCAGTTGGGCAAAATGTAAAGAAGTTTCCGACCTGCATTAACGCATCGATGCTGCGACGCAGCAATAGAACGCCACCTCTAACGGTACTGTTTGACATTCACCCTCAAGTGGATAATAGTACGAGCGTTCGCAATTCTTTTCACACAGAGTAAATTTAAGTGGAGCAGAATATTCCTTTCTCTCCAATGATCCATTTACTTTGGGATGCAATCTTATTAATACCTCAACTAAATTTATGCGCAAAGGCGAGCTAACCCGCGCTGCAATCCTCGACATGGCCCTTGATCTGGCCAGTCGCGACGGTCTGGAAGGCCTGACCATCGGATTGCTCGCAGATAAGATGAACATGAGCAAATCCGGCGTGTTCGCGCATTTCGGGTCGCGGGAAGATTTGCAGTTGGAAGTGCTGAAGCTGTATCACCATCGTTTCGAGCAGGAAGTGTTCTTCCCCAGCGTCAAAGAGCCGCGCGGCATCGCCCGCCTCAAGGCCATGTTTGCGCGCTGGGTCAAACGCGTCAGCGTGGAGGTGGCCTCGGGCTGCATCTACATCAGCGGCGCGGTCGAATACGACGACCGTCCAGGTCCGATCCGCGAAGAGCTGATGGCGATGGTCGGCGCCTGGCAGGGCGCGCTGCTGCGCTGCGTGAAGCAGTCGGTCGAATGTGGCGATCTGAAAGCCGACACCGACCCGCAGCAGCTGGTCTACGAGATGTACGGCCTGATCCTGGCCCTGCACCACGATGCGCGCTTCCTGCGCATTCCGGGCAGCCTGGAGCGGGCGGGCAAGGGCTTCGAGCGCCTGGTCGAAACGTATCGCAATCCGCAGTCGCCGGCAGCGGTGCTGGCGCAGCTAAATTAACAAACGAATTCATTCAAACACAAAAGTAGTCATCAGGAGAAAACCATGGGTCAATACGTCGCGCCAATCCGGGATATGCAATTCGTTCTGCACGAGCTGCTGAAAGTGGAAGATGAGCTGAAAACGCTGCCGGACTATAGCGAAATCGATGCCGACATCATCAACCAGGTGCTGGAAGAGGGCGGCAAGTTCACCTCGGAAGTGCTGTTCCCGCTGAACCACTCGGGCGACCGCGAAGGCTGCAAGCACGACGCCGCGACCCATACCGTGACCACGCCTAAAGGCTTCAAGGAAGCGTACAAGCAGTACGTTGAAGGCGGCTGGGCAGCGCTGGCTTGCGATCCTGAATACGGCGGCCAGGGCCTGCCGGTCGTCATGAACAACTCGTTCTACGAGATGCTGAACTCGGCCAACCAGGCCTGGACCATGTACCCTGGCCTGTCGCACGGCGCCTACGAGTGCCTGAAAGAACACGGCACGCCGCACCAGAAAGAAGTCTACCTGCCGAAACTGGTGTCCGGCGAATGGACCGGCACCATGTGCCTGACCGAACCGCACTGCGGCACCGATCTGGGCATGCTGCGCTCGAAAGCGCTGCCACAGGACGACGGCTCGTGGCTGATCACCGGTAACAAGATCTTCATCTCGGCCGGCGAACACGACATGGCAGAAAACATTCTGCACCTGGTGCTGGCACGCGTACCTGACGCACCGGAAGGCTCGAAAGGCATTTCGCTGTTCCTGGTACCGAAGTACCTGCCGAAGGCAGACGGTTCGGTCGGCGAACGCAACCCGATCACCTGCGGCGCCATTGAAGAAAAAATGGGCATCCACGGCAACTCGACCTGCCAGATGAATCTGGACGGCGCCCGTGGCTGGATCATCGGCCAGCCGAACAAAGGCCTGAACGCCATGTTCGTGTTCATGAACGCGGCCCGCCTGGGCGTGGGCATGCAGTCGCTGGGCCTGACCGAAGTCGCTTACCAGAACGCGCTGATCTACGCCAAGGACCGCATCCAGATGCGCTCGCTGACCGGCCCGAAAAATCCTGAAAAGCCAGCCGACCCGATCATCGTGCACCCGGACGTGCGCCGCATGCTGCTGACCGGCAAAGCCTACGCTGAAGGCGCGCGCGCTTTCACCTCGTACGTGGCGCTGCAGATCGACCGCGAACTGCACCACCCGGACGAAGATGTACGCAAGGAAGCCGCCGACGAAGTCGCGCTGCTGACCCCGATCGTCAAGGCCTTCATCACCGACAACGCCTGGATCGCCACCTCGGAAGCCATGCAAGTGTTCGGCGGCCACGGCTACATCGCGGAATGGGGCATGGAGCAGTACGTGCGCGACGCCCGTATCAACCTGATCTACGAAGGCACCAACACCATCCAGTCGCTGGACCTGCTGGGTCGCAAGATCCTGGGCGACAACGGCGCCAAGCTGCGCAAGTTCGGTGAGAAGATCAAATCGTTCGTGGAAGAAAACGGTCTGGACGAAAACCTGAGCGAATTCATCACCCCACTGGGCGAGCTGGGCGACAAAGTCACCAAGCTGACCATGGAAATCGGCATGAAGGCCTTCCAGAACGCCGACGAAGTGGGCGCCGCCGCCGTGCCTTACCTGCGCGTGGTCGGTCACCTGGTGTACAGCTACTTCTTCGCGCAAATGGCGAAGATCGCGCTGGAAAAACAAGACAGCACCGATACCTTCTACAAGTCCAAGCTGGCGACTGCGCGTTTCTACTTCGCCCGCCTGCAGCCGGAAACCGCCACCCTGATCCGTCAGGCGCGCTCGGGCTCCGCCAACCTGATGGCGCTCGACGCCGACCTGTTCTAAGTGCTTTTTACCAGGATATAGAGGAAACCCATGACCAACTTCATCGTTAAAAAAGTAGCCGTGCTGGGCGCCGGCGTAATGGGCGCGCAAATCGCCGCCCATTGCATCAACGCCAAAGTGCCAGTCGTCCTGTTCGACTTGCCAGGCAAGCCGGAGCAAGGCTCCGGCGGTAGCGCGAAAAATGCTATCGTCCTGAAAGCCATCGAAGGCCTGAAAAAACTGTCGCCGGCACCGCTGGGCAACAAGGACCACGCGGCCCTGATCGAAGTGGCCAACTACGAAGACGACCTGGCCAAACTGGCCGAGTGCGACCTGATCATCGAAGCCATCGCCGAGCGCATGGACTGGAAACACGACCTGTACAAAAAGGTCGCGCCGCACATTGCGCCTAACGCCATCTTCGCCTCGAACACCTCGGGCCTGTCGATCACCAAGCTGTCGGAAGGCTTCGACGCGGATCTGAAATCGCGCTACTGCGGCGTACACTTCTTCAACCCGCCGCGCTATATGCACCTGGTTGAAATCATCCCGACCGAGTTCACCAAGCCGGAAATCAGCGATCAGCTGGAAGGCTTCCTGACCTCGACCCTGGGCAAGGGCGTGGTCCGCGCCAAAGACACCCCGAACTTCATCGCCAACCGCGTGGGTGTGTTCGGCATCCTGGCCATCGTGCACGAAGCCGAGAAATTCGGCCTGTCGGTGGACGTGGTCGATGACCTGACCGGCGCCAAGCTGGGCCGCGCCAAGTCGGGCACCTTCCGCACTGCGGACGTGGTCGGCCTGGACACCATGGGCCATGTGATCAAAACCATGCAGGACTACCTGCCGAACGATCCGTTCGCAGCCGTCTACAAAACCCCGGCGGTACTGGCCAAGCTGGTAGAGAAGGGCGCGCTGGGCCAGAAGACCGGCGCCGGCTTCTACAAAAAAGTAGGCAAGGAAATCCAACGCCTGGACTTCGCCACCGGTGAATACGTCGCCGGCGGCGCCAAGGCAGCCGACATCGTCGCCCGCATCCTGAAAGAAAAGGATCCGGTCAAGAAGATGAAGGCCATGCGCGAATCGACCAACCCACAAGCGCAATTCCTGTGGGCGATCTTCCGCGACGCTTTCCACTACATCGCCGTACACCTCGACACCGTGGCCGACAACGCCCGCGACATCGATTTCGCCATGCGTTGGGGCTTCGGCTGGACCACCGGTCCGTTCGAAACCTGGCAAGCCTCCGGCTGGACCCAGGTGGCCCAGTGGGTCAAGGAAGACATCGACGCCGGCCACGCACTGTGCAACGCACCGCTGCCGGCCTGGGTGTTCGAAGGTCCGGTCGCTGAAAAAGGCGGCGTCCACACCCCTGAGGGTTCGTGGTCGGCGGTATCGCAATCGTTCGTGCCACGTTCGGAACTGGCCGTGTACCAGCGCCAGGAATTCCGCGCCCCGGTACTGGGTTCGGGTGAACTGGATGGCCGCAAAGCCGGCACCACCGTGCATGAAGACGACGACGTGCGCCTGTGGCACTCGGGCGACGACGTGCTGGTCATCTCGCTGAAGACCAAGCTGCACGTGATCAGCCCGGGCGTGATCGCCGGCTTCCGTAAAGCACTGGCCGAAGCGGAGAAGAATTTCAAGGGCCTGGTGATCTGGAGCGCGGACGCGGCCGACGGCGGCGCCTTCTCGGCCGGCGCCGACCTGCAATCGGCACTGCCAGCCTTCATGAGCGGCGGCGCCAAAGCAGTCGACCCGATCATCAAGGAACTGCAAGACACCTTCATGGCGATGAAATACTCGAACGTGCCGGTGGTGGCTGCGGTTGCTGGCCTGGCGCTGGGCGGCGGCTGCGAAATGGCCCTGCACGCATCGAAGCGCGTCGCGTCGATCGAGTCGTACATCGGTCTGGTGGAAGTGGGCGTGGGCCTGATTCCTGCCGGCGGCGGCCTGAAAGAAGCGGCGGCGCGCGCCGCCAAGGAAGCCAAGGGCACCGACATCCTGCAATTCCTGAAAACCGGCTTCACCAACGCGGCCACCGCCAACGTCTCGAAATCGGCGCTGGAAGCACAGGCCATGGGTTACCTGAAAGAAGACGACGTGATCGTGTTCAACCCGTACGAACTGCTGCACGTGGCGAAGACCGAAGCACGCGCCATGTTCGACAAGGGCTACCGCGCGCCGCTGAAGGCGCCGATCCAGGTGACCGGCCGTTACGGCTGGGGCACCATCAAAGCGCAACTGGTCAATATGCGCGACGGCGGCTTCATCTCGGCGCACGATTTCAAACTGGGCGACATGATCGCGCAGATCGTCAGCGGTGGCGACATCGACCAAGGCTCCTTCGTGAGCGAGCAGTGGCTGCTGGATATGGAACGCAAGGCTTTCCTGGAGCTGCTGAACCATCCGAAGACCCAGGAACGCATCATGGGCATGCTGCAAACCGGTAAGCCAGTCCGCAACTAAGGAAAAGACAATGAGCAAACAAGTTCAAGACGCATACATCGTCGCCGCTACCCGTACCCCTATCGGCAAAGCGCCGCGCGGCATGTTCAATAAAACCCGCCCGGACGATCTGCTGGTGCGCGTGATCCAATCGGCCCTGGCGCAAGCGCCCGGCCTGGATCCGGCCCTGATCACCGACGCCATCATCGGCTGCTCGTTCCCGGAAGCGGAACAGGGCTTCAACATCGCCCGTCAAGCGGTGCTGTTGGCCGGCCTGCCGAAGACCGTTGGCGGCGTGACCATCAACCGTTACTGCGCTTCGGGCATCACCGCCTTGGCCATGGCGGCTGACCGTATCCGCGTTGGCGAATGCGATGCCATGCTGGCAGGCGGCGTGGAGTCGATGTCGATGGTTCCAATGATGGGCCACCACCCATCGATGAACCTGAATATGTTCACCGACGAAAACGTCGGCATGGCATACGGCATGGGCCTGACCGCCGAGAAAGTGGCGGAACAGTGGAAAGTCTCGCGTGAAGCGCAGGACGCGTTCTCGGTGGAGTCGCACCGCCGCGCCATCGCCGCGCAGCAAGCCGGTTTCTTCAAGGACGAGACCACGCCGGTCGAGATCATCACCCGCACGCCAGACCTGGCGACCGGCGAGATCAAGGTCAAGCATCGCACCGTCGATACCGACGAAGGCGCGCGTCCGGAGACCAGCATGGAAACCCTGGGCAAGCTGAAGCCGGTGTTCGCGGCCAAAGGTTCGGTCACCGCCGGCAACAGCTCGCAGATGTCCGACGGCGCCGGCGCGCTGCTGGTGGTCTCCGAAAAGTTCCTGCGCGAGCACAACCTGACGCCGTTGGCCAAGTTCTCGTCGTTCGCGGTTAAAGGCGTGCCACCGGAAATCATGGGCATCGGTCCGAAGTTCGCGATTCCAGAGGCGTGCAAAGCCGCCGGCATCACCCAGGACCAACTGGACTGGATCGAGCTGAACGAAGCGTTTGCAGCACAGGCGTTGGCCGTCATCGGCGACCTGGGCCTGGACCCAGCGAAAGTGAACCCGATGGGCGGCGCAATCGCCCTGGGCCACCCGCTGGGCGCAACCGGCGCAATCCGTGCCGCCACCGTGGTGCACGCACTGCGTCGCAACAACCTGAAATACGGCATGGTCACCATGTGCGTAGGCGCGGGCATGGGCGCAGCAGGCATCATCGAACGCGTGTAATTACGACATTGCAATAAAAAAGGGCGCTGAGGTTGTTACCCAGCGCCCTTTCAATTTGGAGACAAGCATGGAAATTTTGAGCAGCATTACGGACGGCATCCTGACCCTGGAATTCAACCGCCCGGAACGCAAGAACGCGATCACCGCCGCCATGTACCAGACCATGGCCGACGCCCTGACCGACGCCGAAGGCGAGGCCGCAGTGCGCGCCATCCTGATCGTCGGCAAGCCGGAGATCTTCACGGCCGGCAACGACCTGGAAGACTTCATGAAAACCGCGCCAGCCGGCGGCGCCATCGAAGACCGTTCCGTGTACAAATTCATGATGGCGCTGAGCGGCTCGACCAAGCCGGTGGTAGCCGCCGTGTCCGGCAACGCGGTCGGCATCGGCACCACGCTGCTGATGCACTGCGACCTGGTCTACGCCGCCGACAACGCCAAGTTCTCGATGCCGTTCGTGCAGCTGGGCCTGTGCCCTGAATTCGGTTCCAGCCTGCTGCTGACGCAAATCGCCGGCTACCCGCGCGCGGCTGAAAAGCTGATGCTGGGCGAAGCCTTCGGCGCGCAGGAAGCGCTGGAGATGGGCCTGATTTCGAAAGTGCTGCCGGTGGAAGAGCTGCGCGCGTTTGCCGAAGGCCAGGCCGCCAAGCTGGTCGCTTTGCCGGCGAGCTCGATCCGCACCACCAAGCAACTGATGAAAGCCGCCCGCACCGCGCCAGTGGCCGACGCCATCGCCGCCGAAAACACCCACTTCGGCAACATGCTGACCGCCCCGGAAGCCAAAGAAGCCTTCATGGCCTTCTTCCAGAAACGCAAACCGGACTTCAAGCAGTTCGCCTGAGTCGTTGAGTAGGTAAATAGTTAGTGCAAGCCCGCCTTAGGCGGTAATGCCGTTACGTTAAGCTGAAAATAGGCTTCGTCATTCCCGCGAATGCGGGAATCCATGAGGCGCTTGTCCGGCTAACTCAGCATGGGTCCCGGCTTTCGCCGGGAGGACATCGCTTAACTTAACGGCATTACGCCTTAGGCGGGCTTTTTTTGTTTCATCACGGTTAGCGGAGGAAGGCGGGCTTGACGTTGCTTGTCGCTTTAAAAGCACGCGGTACCAACCCAAACCCGCACACCGCTGCGGCCAGGGTCAGACCCTGCAGGGTCTGACCCTTTCGTTAGGGGTGCTTTTCAGGACGACTGTCGAGTCGCCAACGAGTATTCATCGTGAGCACCGCGGAAGATCCAAGCCGCGTTCAGCCAAGCCCCGCTGGGATCGACAAAACTATAGTGAAGCGCGTCGCTGGGACAGGATGAATTGTTCGAGGTCTTTGCTGGCATGCTCGATGTGGCGCTTGAGCAGCGCTGCAGCACCGCGCACGTCGCCGCTGCGGCATAGCTGAACCAGCATTTCGTGTTCCTGCTGCGCCTGGCGGATGCTGTCGGCGCTTAACGATAGTTGCATGCGGGTGTAGCGGTCGGTTTGCTGCAGTAGCGTGGCGACGATCGCGGCAGTGCGCGGTTGCTCTGCGCGCGACAGCAGCAGCTCGTGCAGGCGCGTGTTCAGCTCGCCCCAGCGGGTGGTATGCTGGGCGTGCAATTCCACCTTGTATTCGGCCAGGATGGCGTCCAGTTCCGCGTAGTCTTGCGGCGTTAGCTTGGGCGCGGATTTTTTCAGCAGCAGCGGCTCCAGCAGGCTGCGCAGCATGAACAGTTCGCTGATTTCGTCGATCGACAGCCCGGATACGACCGCGCCCTTGTGCGCGATAATCTTCACCAGTCCTTCACCCTCGAGCTGCACCAGCGCCTCGCGCACCGGAATCCGGCTGATGCCGAACTCGGCTGCGAGGGCGTCCTGCCGTAGCGAAAAGCCTTCCGGCAGTTCGCCCGACATGATCTGGCGGCGCAGGGCGTCCGCCGCCTGCTCGGCGACGGTGGTCACTGCAAAGCCCATACTTTTCACGCGTTCACTTCTTTCGACCAGTTGGCGTACCAGCTGCGGAACAATGCGTACTGGGTTTCCGCATAGACGCGCTGGCTGGCGCTGAGCGCGTCGGCGGCGTTGAAGTGCAGCGTGTATTCCGTGTCGCCATTCAGCACCATCAGGTATTTGTAGAACAGCACCAGGTCTGTGCCTTCGTCGAACGAGGACAGCACCAGCAGTGCCGCTTCCAGCTCACGCGCCTGACGGCGGGCCAGGGCATCACCGGCGGCGGCCTTGCGCGACAGGGCAACCAGCTGCAGCACTTCGCGCGGCAGGGCGTTGCCGATACCGGTGATGGCGCCGGTTGCGCCGCAGTTGACGAAGCCATGGAACACCTGCGTGTCCACACCGACCATCAGCGTGACCTGGTCGTCCTGGCTGGTAATGTGCTCGGCCGCGTAACGCAGGTCGGCCGCGCCGCCGAATTCCTTGAAACCGATCAGGTTGGGATGCTGGGCACGCAGTTCGAAGAACAGGTCGGCGCGCGTGGCGAAGCCGTAATAGGGGCTGTTGTAGATCACCGCCGGCAAGCCGGGCGCCGCATCCAGGATGGCCGAGAAATGCGCCTTTTGCGCCGCCGGCGACGAGCCGCGCGACAGCAGGCGTGGAATCACCATCAGACCCTGGGCGCCGATCGTGGCGGCATGCGCGGCGTGCGATACCGCTTCCTTCGAGTTGACCGCGCCGGTGCCGACGATGGTCGGTACGCCGGCGGCCACCAGGCGGGCAACGCCTTCCTGGCGCTGCGCTTCGGTCAGCAGCGGCCAGTCGCCCATCGAACCGCAATACACCACGGCGCTCATGCCGGCATCAATCAGTTCACGGCCTTTTTTGACCAGGGCGTCGAAATCGGGCGTGCGCTCTGCGGTGCAGGGCGTCATCAGGGCTGGAATGGTGCCGGTGAAAATGTTGTCGCTCATGGTGTT is a genomic window containing:
- a CDS encoding TetR/AcrR family transcriptional regulator, which gives rise to MRKGELTRAAILDMALDLASRDGLEGLTIGLLADKMNMSKSGVFAHFGSREDLQLEVLKLYHHRFEQEVFFPSVKEPRGIARLKAMFARWVKRVSVEVASGCIYISGAVEYDDRPGPIREELMAMVGAWQGALLRCVKQSVECGDLKADTDPQQLVYEMYGLILALHHDARFLRIPGSLERAGKGFERLVETYRNPQSPAAVLAQLN
- a CDS encoding acyl-CoA dehydrogenase C-terminal domain-containing protein translates to MGQYVAPIRDMQFVLHELLKVEDELKTLPDYSEIDADIINQVLEEGGKFTSEVLFPLNHSGDREGCKHDAATHTVTTPKGFKEAYKQYVEGGWAALACDPEYGGQGLPVVMNNSFYEMLNSANQAWTMYPGLSHGAYECLKEHGTPHQKEVYLPKLVSGEWTGTMCLTEPHCGTDLGMLRSKALPQDDGSWLITGNKIFISAGEHDMAENILHLVLARVPDAPEGSKGISLFLVPKYLPKADGSVGERNPITCGAIEEKMGIHGNSTCQMNLDGARGWIIGQPNKGLNAMFVFMNAARLGVGMQSLGLTEVAYQNALIYAKDRIQMRSLTGPKNPEKPADPIIVHPDVRRMLLTGKAYAEGARAFTSYVALQIDRELHHPDEDVRKEAADEVALLTPIVKAFITDNAWIATSEAMQVFGGHGYIAEWGMEQYVRDARINLIYEGTNTIQSLDLLGRKILGDNGAKLRKFGEKIKSFVEENGLDENLSEFITPLGELGDKVTKLTMEIGMKAFQNADEVGAAAVPYLRVVGHLVYSYFFAQMAKIALEKQDSTDTFYKSKLATARFYFARLQPETATLIRQARSGSANLMALDADLF
- a CDS encoding 3-hydroxyacyl-CoA dehydrogenase/enoyl-CoA hydratase family protein; this encodes MTNFIVKKVAVLGAGVMGAQIAAHCINAKVPVVLFDLPGKPEQGSGGSAKNAIVLKAIEGLKKLSPAPLGNKDHAALIEVANYEDDLAKLAECDLIIEAIAERMDWKHDLYKKVAPHIAPNAIFASNTSGLSITKLSEGFDADLKSRYCGVHFFNPPRYMHLVEIIPTEFTKPEISDQLEGFLTSTLGKGVVRAKDTPNFIANRVGVFGILAIVHEAEKFGLSVDVVDDLTGAKLGRAKSGTFRTADVVGLDTMGHVIKTMQDYLPNDPFAAVYKTPAVLAKLVEKGALGQKTGAGFYKKVGKEIQRLDFATGEYVAGGAKAADIVARILKEKDPVKKMKAMRESTNPQAQFLWAIFRDAFHYIAVHLDTVADNARDIDFAMRWGFGWTTGPFETWQASGWTQVAQWVKEDIDAGHALCNAPLPAWVFEGPVAEKGGVHTPEGSWSAVSQSFVPRSELAVYQRQEFRAPVLGSGELDGRKAGTTVHEDDDVRLWHSGDDVLVISLKTKLHVISPGVIAGFRKALAEAEKNFKGLVIWSADAADGGAFSAGADLQSALPAFMSGGAKAVDPIIKELQDTFMAMKYSNVPVVAAVAGLALGGGCEMALHASKRVASIESYIGLVEVGVGLIPAGGGLKEAAARAAKEAKGTDILQFLKTGFTNAATANVSKSALEAQAMGYLKEDDVIVFNPYELLHVAKTEARAMFDKGYRAPLKAPIQVTGRYGWGTIKAQLVNMRDGGFISAHDFKLGDMIAQIVSGGDIDQGSFVSEQWLLDMERKAFLELLNHPKTQERIMGMLQTGKPVRN
- a CDS encoding acetyl-CoA C-acyltransferase, yielding MSKQVQDAYIVAATRTPIGKAPRGMFNKTRPDDLLVRVIQSALAQAPGLDPALITDAIIGCSFPEAEQGFNIARQAVLLAGLPKTVGGVTINRYCASGITALAMAADRIRVGECDAMLAGGVESMSMVPMMGHHPSMNLNMFTDENVGMAYGMGLTAEKVAEQWKVSREAQDAFSVESHRRAIAAQQAGFFKDETTPVEIITRTPDLATGEIKVKHRTVDTDEGARPETSMETLGKLKPVFAAKGSVTAGNSSQMSDGAGALLVVSEKFLREHNLTPLAKFSSFAVKGVPPEIMGIGPKFAIPEACKAAGITQDQLDWIELNEAFAAQALAVIGDLGLDPAKVNPMGGAIALGHPLGATGAIRAATVVHALRRNNLKYGMVTMCVGAGMGAAGIIERV
- a CDS encoding enoyl-CoA hydratase; translation: MEILSSITDGILTLEFNRPERKNAITAAMYQTMADALTDAEGEAAVRAILIVGKPEIFTAGNDLEDFMKTAPAGGAIEDRSVYKFMMALSGSTKPVVAAVSGNAVGIGTTLLMHCDLVYAADNAKFSMPFVQLGLCPEFGSSLLLTQIAGYPRAAEKLMLGEAFGAQEALEMGLISKVLPVEELRAFAEGQAAKLVALPASSIRTTKQLMKAARTAPVADAIAAENTHFGNMLTAPEAKEAFMAFFQKRKPDFKQFA
- a CDS encoding GntR family transcriptional regulator, producing the protein MGFAVTTVAEQAADALRRQIMSGELPEGFSLRQDALAAEFGISRIPVREALVQLEGEGLVKIIAHKGAVVSGLSIDEISELFMLRSLLEPLLLKKSAPKLTPQDYAELDAILAEYKVELHAQHTTRWGELNTRLHELLLSRAEQPRTAAIVATLLQQTDRYTRMQLSLSADSIRQAQQEHEMLVQLCRSGDVRGAAALLKRHIEHASKDLEQFILSQRRASL
- a CDS encoding dihydrodipicolinate synthase family protein, whose translation is MSDNIFTGTIPALMTPCTAERTPDFDALVKKGRELIDAGMSAVVYCGSMGDWPLLTEAQRQEGVARLVAAGVPTIVGTGAVNSKEAVSHAAHAATIGAQGLMVIPRLLSRGSSPAAQKAHFSAILDAAPGLPAVIYNSPYYGFATRADLFFELRAQHPNLIGFKEFGGAADLRYAAEHITSQDDQVTLMVGVDTQVFHGFVNCGATGAITGIGNALPREVLQLVALSRKAAAGDALARRQARELEAALLVLSSFDEGTDLVLFYKYLMVLNGDTEYTLHFNAADALSASQRVYAETQYALFRSWYANWSKEVNA